In a single window of the Biomphalaria glabrata chromosome 5, xgBioGlab47.1, whole genome shotgun sequence genome:
- the LOC106058509 gene encoding platelet endothelial aggregation receptor 1-like has product MIVNSFDIVPIDDVYWRKYLSQARIQIYNTNNENVFNYTYWNYWSSYIFIVNLNKVALKKLTITATKESFPTAILSFCEINIFGDCQPGYWDLDCKKTCDSRCPTSCSVVDGSCTTHCLGYIDAASCTKECPPNKWGVNCRENCSDRCANRFCNNIDGSCTSGCKGYSDPPYCTKACTNGRYGLNCASPFTETCPDCDSFEVTCMEEDNKLKGTYFGIGFGVCAVCILFILIFGVIYIKVIHRRYNICKQCVCKSTGDHDGVEENQTNVQPYNNGSASVDIGSLSTDRTTRSKNIASAKGRSIDYGYDVPQGGVKYDLYEMYRPYPMIQSSI; this is encoded by the exons ATGATTGTAAACAGTTTTGATATAGTTCCTATAG ATGATGTTTATTGGAGGAAATATTTATCTCAGGCGAGAATACAAATCTATAACACGAATAATGAAAATGTCTTCAATTATACATATTGGAATTATTGGtcatcatatatatttattgtcaaTTTAAATAAAGTGGCTCTAAAGAAGTTAACTATTACAGCAACAAAAGAATCCTTTCCAACGGCCATATTATCTTTTTGTGAGATCAACATCTTTGGAG ATTGTCAGCCGGGTTATTGGGATTTAGACTGTAAGAAGACATGTGACTCAAGATGTCCTACCTCGTGCAGTGTTGTGGATGGCTCTTGTACTACACATTGCCTTGGCTACATCGACGCTGCATCATGTACGAAAG AATGCCCTCCTAACAAATGGGGCGTGAACTGCCGTGAAAACTGTAGTGACAGGTGTGCCAATAGATTCTGTAACAACATAGATGGATCTTGTACTTCTGGATGTAAAGGATATTCTGATCCCCCGTATTGTACTAAAG CTTGTACAAATGGTCGTTATGGACTCAACTGTGCCAGTCCCTTTACTGAGACTTGTCCTGATTGTGACTCCTTTGAAGTAACATGTATGGAAGAAG ACAACAAGCTGAAAGGAACATATTTTGGAATAGGTTTTGGAGTTTGTGCAGTTTGTATTCTTTTTATTCTAATATTTGGAGTCATTTACATCAAAGTAATACATAGACGTTACAACATCTGTAAACAATGTGTTTGCAAAAGTACGGGTGACCATGACGGCGTGGAAG agAATCAAACGAACGTACAGCCTTATAATAATGGATCAGCTAGTGTGGACATTGGTTCATTAAGCACTGACAGAACAACAAGATCAAAAAACATTGCATCTGCTAAAGGTCGTAGTATCGACTATGGATACGATGTCCCACAGGGTGGAGTAAAATATGATTTATATGAAATGTATAGACCATATCCTATGATCCAAAGCAGCATATAA